The Pseudomonas sp. FP198 genomic interval GCGACTGGTTCATTGCCCGTACCGGCTACACCGGTGAAGATGGTTTGGAAATCGTCCTGCCGGCCCATGAAGCCCCAAGCTTTTTCAACGATCTGGTGGGCGCTGGCATTCCTCCCATCGGTCTTGGAGCCCGCGATACCTTGCGCCTGGAAGCGGGCATGAACCTCTATGGCCAGGACATTCACCAGGATGTTTCGCCACTGGCCTCCAACATGGCCTGGAGCATCGCCTGGGAACCTGCGAGCCGCCAGTTCATCGGCCGCTCGGCGCTGGAAGCCGAACTGGCGGCTGGCGTGCAGCACAAACTGGTCGGGCTGGTACTTGAGGAGCGCGGTGTTCTACGCGCTCACCAGGTGGTCCGTATCGCCAATGTTGGCGAAGGAGAGATCACCAGTGGTAGTTTTTCTCCTACGCTTAGCAAGTCGATTGCCCTGGCACGTGTCCCGATGGCTACCGCTGACCGTGCCGAGGTGGAAATTCGTGGCAAGTGGTACCCGGTACGGGTGGTCAAGCCGACCTTCGTCCGCCATGGCAAAACCCTGATCTAACCTTTTGCGGCGGGCCGCCGGCCGCTGACACTTTCTCTTGAGGACACAGAATATGAGTGATATCCCCGCCGAACTGCGTTTTGCCGAAAGCCACGAGTGGGCGCGCCTGGAAGCCGACGGTACCGTCACCGTGGGCATCAGCGATCATGCGCAGGAAGCTTTGGGCGATGTGGTGTTTGTCGAGCTGACCGAGGTCGGTAAGGTTTTCGCTGCTGGTGATCAGGCTGGAGTGGTGGAGTCGGTCAAGGCCGCTTCCGACATCTATGCCCCCATTTCCGGTGAAGTGATTGCGATCAATGAAGAGTTGGGCGGCTCGCCGGAGTTGCTGAACTCCGATCCGTACGGCGCCTGGATCTTCAAGCTCAAGCCAAGCGACAAGGCCGAGTTGGATAAGTTGCTCGATGCTGCCGGCTACAAGGCTGCTATCGGCGAGTAACACTTGATACCTGTGGGAGCGAGCCTGCTCGCGAAGGCGATAAATCAGCAACATCGAGGTTGGCTGACACACCGCTTTCGCGAGCAGGCTCGTTCCCTCGATGGTTTGTGAGATGTCCGCCGGGCAAAAAAATGCCGCTCAATCGAGCGGCATTTTTTATCGGCCGGAAATCATTCCTGGGCGACAGCGTTTTTCGCCAGGATCGCGTTGGCCAGTTCCATGTCGGTGGCTTGCAGGCCTGGGTTGTCGGCACGGACTTTCTGCATCGCGGCTTCCAGATAGGGGCCACGGATGCCGCCGTCACTGGCGACGAAGCTGCCGGCGTCGTCCTGGGCGGCGACGATCAGCTTGTTGTCCTTGAAGGTCAGGTAGGTAGAGCCGGTGGTCGCACCGGATGAGATGACGTTACGCCAAAACGTGTCGGCCATTGCCGAGCCAACAGGAAGAGAAAGCAAGGCCAGGGTCGCGACAGCAAGTTTGAGACGCATGATAGGTGACTCCACAGGGTTAACTATGACTTTGGATTGCCGCAGCCTCGATTCAGTTCCATGACCCGTCAGTCAGCCCACGCCACAAGCTACTTCTGTTCACTCTGTGGCGTCACCCGCAGCACTTCTTCGACCGTGGTCAGGCCCGCCGCTACCTTTTGCGCGCCCGAGAGCCGCAGGCTGCGCATGCCTTCCTTGAAGGCCTGGCGGCGCACGGCGAGCAGGTCGGTGTCTGGGTGGATCAGGCCTTTGACGCTGTCGCTCAACTGCATGATCTCGTACACCCCGGCCCGCCCCCGATAGCCGGTATCGCGGCATTCCGAGCAGCCGACAGCCTGCTGGGCGTTAGTCGGCAACGGGGCCTGCCAGGGCCGCGTCAGGGTTTGCCAGTCGTCTTCATCCAGGGTGATGGGCGCCTTGCAATGTGGACACAACGTACGCACCAGACGCTGGGCCATGACTCCGAGCACCGTGGCCTTGATCAGGTAATGCGGCACGCCGAGCTCCAGCAGGCGGCTGATGGCGCTCGGCGCGTCGTTGGTGTGCAGGGTCGAGAGGACGAGGTGTCCGGTGAGTGCTGCCTGGATCGCCATCTCGGCGGTTTCCAGGTCACGGATCTCGCCGATCATGATGATGTCCGGGTCCTGCCGCATCAACGCACGTACGCCCGCCGCGAAAGACAGCTCGATGTTGTGCTGGACCTGCATCTGGTTGAACGACGCCTCGACCATCTCGATCGGATCCTCGATGGTGCAGAGGTTCACTTCCGGCGTCGCCAGTTTTTTCAGCGTCGTGTAGAGCGTCGTGGTCTTGCCGGACCCGGTGGGCCCCGTGACCAGAATGATGCCGTTGGGCTGGCGGGTCATGTCCTGCCAGCGACGCAGGTCGTCGGCGGAGAAGCCCAACTGGTCGAAATCCTTGAGCAGTACTTCCGGATCGAAGATCCGCATCACCATTTTTTCGCCGAACGCGGTCGGCAAGGTCGACAAGCGCAACTCCACCTCGTTGCCGTCGGGAGTCTTGGTCTTGACGCGACCATCCTGGGGCTTGCGCTTTTCCGCGACGTTCATGCGCCCCAGGCTTTTCAGGCGACTGATGATCGCCATCGTCACCTGCGGCGGGAACTGATAGACGGTGTGCAGCACCCCGTCAATGCGAAAACGTACGGTGCCCTGCTCGCGGCGCGGTTCGATGTGGATATCGCTGGCCCGCTGCTGGAAGGCGTACTGGAACAGCCAATCGACGATATTGACGATATGGGCGTCGTTGGCGTCCGGCTCCTGGTCGCTGGCGCCGAGGTTGAGCAGTTGTTCGAAGTTGGTCAGGTTGCTCGGTTGCTGATCGACGGTGGTAGCGCCGCTGACGGATTTGGCCAGGCGATAGAATTCCACGCTCAGGCGCTGGATATCCACCGGGTTGGCGACCACCCGCCTGACCGGCAACTTGAGCACGTGGGTCAGGTCGGCTTCCCAACTGCTGACGTAAGGCTGGGCACTGGCGACGGTGACGGCGTCACGGTCAACCGCCACCGCGAGAATCTTGTGACGTTGCGCAAAGGCATAGGACATCAGCGGCGTAACGGCCGCCACGTTGATCTTCAACGGGTCGATGCGCATGTAGGGCTGGTCGGCCTGCTGGGCCAGCCACAGCGTCAGGTTCTCGAGGTCCAGGCGCTTGCCGGGGCGGCTGAGGTCGTCCAGGTGCTGGTTGGCGATGAACTCCAGCGGGTGCAACTGGCTGTTGGCGTTATGCCGGCGTCGGGCGTTGAGCGCGGTTTCGGCTGAATCCTGGCTGATGAGGCCCTGGGCGACCAGTTGGCGGAGCAGATCGTTAAGGTCCAGCCAGCGGTCCTGAGTGGCGTGTTTGGTGGACATGGGCGTTCGGGTTCCTATTGGACGGTTGCAGCAAAGCCGCGATGCAGACGCTTCGGCGTCCAGGCTTGTTGTGCAAAAGAATAGTCCCGACCTTATGGACCGTTGGGCCACTACCCGACCAATGCGTTTCCAATTCTTGCCTGCGCACCCCTCAACCGGCCGCCAGGACCCGTCCGGCCCGCGTGATATCGGCGTCTTGCAGGTCCACCGAGCACATGCTGATCAGGTTACGTAATTTTTCAGCAATGACCTGGGCACGGTGCCAGCTCAGCCCATCGAGGACGATGTCCAGCGCCAGCAGATCGTCGTGACGCTCGACGTGGACCTGCTGTGGCATCAGGCCCTGCAAGGCGAACAGGTTCAACGCTCGGCACAGCACGTCCGGTTCGGCTTCGGCCTGCATCTGATAATGCACGCGGCAATGGGCGTTGGCGGCGTGCCAGGCGTCGGCGCGGGTCGGGGCGGTGGATACGGCTGCGAGTGCGTGCATGTTCGGTCTCCTGGAGGTCGGGAGAAATATTTACATGCGCAGCAGGGTATTTCTTACCTAAGATGAGCTATTTCTGGCTTATCTTGAATAAAATGATTCGAATATTGGAAAGCCAAAGGATTATTTATGCACAGCGAGCTGGATAGCTACGACCGCAGGATACTGGCGTTGCTGCAAGAGGATGCCTCGCTGTCCAGCGCGCAGATCGCCGAGCAGGTTGGCTTGTCCCAGTCGCCCTGTTGGCGTCGGATTCAGCGGATGAAGGAAGAGGGGATCATTCGGGGGCAGGTGACGCTGCTGGATCGCAAGAAAATCGGCCTGAACACGCAGATCTTCGCCGAAATCAAGCTCAACGCCCACGGTCGCTCGAATTTCACCGAGTTCACCGAGGCGATCCGCGGGTTCCCCGAGGTGCTGGAATGCTATGTGCTGATGGGGTCGGTGGATTTTCTGCTGCGCATCGTCACGGCGGACATCGAGGCGTATGAGCGATTCTTTTTCGAAAAACTGTCGATGGTGCCGGGAATTCAGGAGGTGAACTCGATCGTGGCGCTGTCGGAGATCAAGTCGACGACGAGTTTGCCGGTGGTGCGCTGAAGCTTGGTTTTTGGGTGTTTGGACTGGCCTCATCGCGAGCAAGCTCGCTCCCACAGGAGATCTTCAGCGGCCACAAAATCTGTGTGCAACGCTGGACCCCTGTGGGAGCGAGCTTGCTCGCGATGGCGATCTTACAGGCGCAACAAAGTCTTCCAGGCCCGATTCTGATAAACCGCAATCGCCTGTTGCTTGCGCGCATCCAGGAGCTCGTCGGTGATCGGTTCGTTGGCCAATTGCGCCAGCTTGTTTAATTCGCCGTAGAGCCGGTCCATCTCAGGAATTTCCAGCACCTGGCGGGCATGATGCAGCCAGGCCTGGATACGTTCGATGCGCGGCAGTTGCTCGGCCAGGTCTTCCGGCTGTTGCTGGTAGCGTTGCAGTTGCAGCGACGAAGCTTCTTCGCTGAGCAGGCGCGGCAGCCAGCTGCCCAGTTGCGCCGCGCCCTGGCGATTGCCACGGGTGTTGCGGTCGGCGGTCCAGCTGCGAGCCAGCAACCAGCGCGAAGCTTGAAGAGAGAAGAGGCCCCAGCGCGGGTCCTGCAGCTCTTCGAGGAATTGCTCCGGCGCCGCCTTGCGCACGTCTTCGTCGTCGAGGCCGGCCTGGACCAGCGGACGCCAGTCTTCCAGCAGCGCATCCAGGGCGACGCGCAGATCATGGGTCGATTGGCGCGGCGCGGCCTGGCCGAGGCTGCTGAGCAATGCGCGCAGTTCGGCGAGGTTTTCCACCCAGTCCTGCAACAGGCGCCAGTGGCCGTTGAAACGATATTGCTCGGCCAGGCGCTGGCTGCTGCCCAGCAGATGCCAGCTCAACGCGCCAAAGGCATCGTCCAGCGGCGTTTCGGCCGTCAGCTGCGGAGCCGGCAGGCTCAGCGCATAACTGCTCGCATCATGCAGGCGATAGCCACGTTCGGCCTTGCTGATGTCGCAAGGCATCAAGGGCAGGCTCGCGGCCAGTTCGGCGGCCAGTTCCAGCAGGGCGGCGGGTTCGCCTTCGCGCAGCTCAAGCT includes:
- the gcvT gene encoding glycine cleavage system aminomethyltransferase GcvT yields the protein MGQRTPLYDLHLALGAKMVDFGGWDMPLHYGSQVEEHHQVRRDCGVFDVSHMTVIDVAGPQAKAWLQRLLANDVDRLQDTGRALYSTMLNERGGIVDDMIIYRVEYGYRLVFNASTRDQDLAWMQAQLGEYDVQLHERPELAMLAIQGPQARHKIAELVTQSRGQLIQQLKPFEGRADGDWFIARTGYTGEDGLEIVLPAHEAPSFFNDLVGAGIPPIGLGARDTLRLEAGMNLYGQDIHQDVSPLASNMAWSIAWEPASRQFIGRSALEAELAAGVQHKLVGLVLEERGVLRAHQVVRIANVGEGEITSGSFSPTLSKSIALARVPMATADRAEVEIRGKWYPVRVVKPTFVRHGKTLI
- the gcvH gene encoding glycine cleavage system protein GcvH encodes the protein MSDIPAELRFAESHEWARLEADGTVTVGISDHAQEALGDVVFVELTEVGKVFAAGDQAGVVESVKAASDIYAPISGEVIAINEELGGSPELLNSDPYGAWIFKLKPSDKAELDKLLDAAGYKAAIGE
- a CDS encoding DUF2388 domain-containing protein, whose protein sequence is MMRLKLAVATLALLSLPVGSAMADTFWRNVISSGATTGSTYLTFKDNKLIVAAQDDAGSFVASDGGIRGPYLEAAMQKVRADNPGLQATDMELANAILAKNAVAQE
- a CDS encoding GspE/PulE family protein — translated: MSTKHATQDRWLDLNDLLRQLVAQGLISQDSAETALNARRRHNANSQLHPLEFIANQHLDDLSRPGKRLDLENLTLWLAQQADQPYMRIDPLKINVAAVTPLMSYAFAQRHKILAVAVDRDAVTVASAQPYVSSWEADLTHVLKLPVRRVVANPVDIQRLSVEFYRLAKSVSGATTVDQQPSNLTNFEQLLNLGASDQEPDANDAHIVNIVDWLFQYAFQQRASDIHIEPRREQGTVRFRIDGVLHTVYQFPPQVTMAIISRLKSLGRMNVAEKRKPQDGRVKTKTPDGNEVELRLSTLPTAFGEKMVMRIFDPEVLLKDFDQLGFSADDLRRWQDMTRQPNGIILVTGPTGSGKTTTLYTTLKKLATPEVNLCTIEDPIEMVEASFNQMQVQHNIELSFAAGVRALMRQDPDIIMIGEIRDLETAEMAIQAALTGHLVLSTLHTNDAPSAISRLLELGVPHYLIKATVLGVMAQRLVRTLCPHCKAPITLDEDDWQTLTRPWQAPLPTNAQQAVGCSECRDTGYRGRAGVYEIMQLSDSVKGLIHPDTDLLAVRRQAFKEGMRSLRLSGAQKVAAGLTTVEEVLRVTPQSEQK
- a CDS encoding Lrp/AsnC family transcriptional regulator is translated as MHSELDSYDRRILALLQEDASLSSAQIAEQVGLSQSPCWRRIQRMKEEGIIRGQVTLLDRKKIGLNTQIFAEIKLNAHGRSNFTEFTEAIRGFPEVLECYVLMGSVDFLLRIVTADIEAYERFFFEKLSMVPGIQEVNSIVALSEIKSTTSLPVVR
- a CDS encoding inorganic triphosphatase; this encodes MQKETEIKLRVSRETLAALREHPLLKKRNKSGWERHELMNQYFDTPERDLARAKVALRLRRDGEEVIQTLKTRGQSVAGLSERNEYDWHLPKAKLDLKKLDGECWPEALADLDKKTLKAIFTTDFVRERAEIAWGRGKAKVVIEAALDLGHVVVGKQKEEICELELELREGEPAALLELAAELAASLPLMPCDISKAERGYRLHDASSYALSLPAPQLTAETPLDDAFGALSWHLLGSSQRLAEQYRFNGHWRLLQDWVENLAELRALLSSLGQAAPRQSTHDLRVALDALLEDWRPLVQAGLDDEDVRKAAPEQFLEELQDPRWGLFSLQASRWLLARSWTADRNTRGNRQGAAQLGSWLPRLLSEEASSLQLQRYQQQPEDLAEQLPRIERIQAWLHHARQVLEIPEMDRLYGELNKLAQLANEPITDELLDARKQQAIAVYQNRAWKTLLRL